The Juglans regia cultivar Chandler chromosome 2, Walnut 2.0, whole genome shotgun sequence genome includes a window with the following:
- the LOC109005540 gene encoding protein JOKA2 translates to MEAKEETLVIKVKFGDTLKRIRAFINEDEKLDLDMAGLRGKILSFFNFPADADFTLTYVDEDGDVVTLADDEDLHDVVRQRLKVLRIVVQLSNDKGVNSSARSSGNSTPLRSPRVLPPSRTNKTDFAEVLKSVPQLPREALKLHEALSKLSLDIVSKATSSKAAAGPVLLELVDFISKLAQSQLNLDSHSNGGAGSSTQNVAGGSSASKDGDMAEMMPKSMLVDSAAENSQRANTGNVSRGVGAPVTPLLKSVDLNLPPTDSNPLVTVKVGSFASDVPVGEDRKSAKKNAKKDSKGKSSGCVANASLSVPARPTHPLNLRRVPFNECPFAGTPIGNDLAVPFFGYHPHHPSKRSHRSTPLVGGIFHKGVQCDGCGVHPITGPRYKSKVKSNYDLCSICFSEMGNETDYWRMDRPMSCRIPRSFNDICEQMNPQMDSQMSSPWVATPDIFNLSNQKLDSRFILDVNVMDGTVMAPSTPFTKIWKMRNNGSAVWPRGTQLVWIEGDRLSNAFSVEIEVPENGVPVGQELDIAVDLTAPASPGRYTSIWKMASPSHQMFGQRIWVMIEVDKPKGLNLNLSPDTVLEIIEANGELLQSGNSNTTTEPVKPVVDELPKDHDLNFPINDTLLVGNGISSSSATQEAVLYPIIDVSDVALAAPTQAPSNAPGAPSHAQSDTPSAPTLVPFKVVDLMASAQGVTVKNAVEETLLKELEEMGFKQVDLNKEILRMNEYNLEKSVDDLCGVSEWDPILEELREMGFRDDETNKRLLMKNNGSIKRVVMDLMSGERRA, encoded by the exons GTTAAATTTGGAGATACTCTTAAGCGGATCAGAGCTTTTATTAATGAAGATGAAAAACTAGATCTTGACATGGCTGGGTTGAGGGGGAAGATACTTAGTTTCTTCAATTTCCCTGCTGATGCTGACTTTACCCTGACTTATGTTGATGAAGATGGTGATGTTGTAACTCTTGCTGATGACGAAGATCTGCATGATGTGGTGAGGCAGCGCCTGAAAGTCTTGAGGATCGTTGTACAACTGAGCAACGACAAAGGTGTCAACTCGTCTGCTCGATCGAGTGGAAATTCTACCCCATTAAGATCTCCTCGAGTCCTGCCTCCATCTCGGACTAACAAAACAGATTTTGCTGAGGTATTAAAATCTGTGCCACAACTACCACGCGAAGCACTTAAGCTACATGAAGCACTTTCAAAGCTTTCGCTCGACATTGTTTCTAAAGCTACCTCTTCTAAAGCTGCTGCTGGTCCTGTGCTTCTTGAGCTAGTTGACTTTATATCGAAGTTGGCACAATCCCAACTGAATCTGGATTCACACTCTAATGGTGGTGCAGGCTCAAGCACACAGAATGTTGCTGGTGGTTCAAGTGCTTCAAAGGACGGAGACATGGCTGAGATGATGCCAAAGTCCATGCTTGTCGACTCAGCAGCCGAAAACAGTCAACGGGCGAACACTGGAAATGTAAGCAGAGGTGTTGGGGCACCGGTGACCCCTCTCCTTAAGTCTGTTGATTTGAATCTACCTCCCACTGATTCAAATCCGTTAGTAACTGTAAAAGTTGGATCCTTTGCATCTGATGTTCCTGTTGGAGAGGACAGGAAGAGTGCTAAGAAGAATGCTAAAAAGGACAGCAAAGGTAAGTCATCTGGTTGTGTTGCAAATGCAAGTTTATCTGTTCCTGCAAGGCCTACCCACCCTTTGAATTTGCGACGGGTTCCTTTCAATGAGTGTCCATTTGCTGGGACGCCCATAGGAAATGATTTAGCAGTGCCTTTTTTTGGATACCATCCTCACCACCCATCTAAAAGGAGCCATAGAAGTACTCCGCTCGTGGGAGGTATTTTCCACAAGGGTGTACAATGTGATGGTTGTGGAGTTCATCCCATTACTGGACCACGATACAAGTCTAAAGT AAAATCCAACTATGATCTTTGCAGTATTTGCTTCTCAGAAATGGGCAACGAGACTGATTACTGGAGAATGGACCGCCCTATGTCTTGTAGGATTCCACGGTCCTTCAATGACATATGTGAGCAA ATGAATCCTCAGATGGATTCTCAGATGAGTTCTCCCTGGGTTGCTACGCCAGATATATTTAATCTGTCTAACCAAAAGCTAGATAGTCGCTTCATTTTGGATGTTAATGTGATGGATGGTACTGTGATGGCCCCATCTACCCCATTTACTAAGATTTGGAAGATGCGCAACAATGGCAGTGCAGTTTGGCCTCGTGGGACACAACTTGTCTGGATTGAGGGAGACAGATTAAGTAATGCCTTTTCTGTTGAGATAGAG GTTCCTGAGAATGGTGTGCCTGTGGGCCAGGAGCTCGACATTGCAGTTGATCTCACCGCACCTGCATCTCCTGGTCGATATACTTCAATCTGGAAAATGGCTTCCCCATCCCATCAAATGTTTGGGCAACGTATCTGGGTTATGATCGAG GTTGATAAACCAAAAGGCTTGAACCTGAATCTGTCCCCCGATACTGTTCTTGAAATTATAGAAGCAAATGGTGAGCTTCTCCAGTCTGGTAACTCAAACACAACGACAGAACCTGTAAAACCAGTGGTTGATGAGCTGCCTAAGGACCATGATCTGAACTTTCCAATAAATGATACGTTACTGGTTGGCAATGGCATCTCTTCTTCATCTGCAACACAAGAGGCAGTGTTATATCCCATTATTGACGTCTCTGACGTTGCTCTGGCAGCACCCACCCAGGCACCATCCAATGCCCCCGGAGCACCAAGCCATGCACAATCCGACACTCCTTCAGCACCCACCCTGGTGCCGTTCAAAGTTGTGGATCTAATGGCATCAGCTCAAGGGGTCACTGTAAAGAACGCTGTTGAGGAGACCCTTCTTAAGGAACTTGAGGAGATGGGTTTCAAGCAGGTTGATCTGAACAAGGAAATCTTGAGGATGAACGAGTACAATCTGGAGAAGTCTGTGGATGATCTCTGTGGTGTTTCGGAGTGGGATCCAATCCTAGAAGAGCTGCGGGAGATG GGATTTCGTGATGATGAAACGAACAAGAGGCTGCTAATGAAGAACAATGGAAGTATCAAGCGTGTTGTGATGGATCTCATGAGTGGGGAGAGGAGGGCTTAA